From a region of the Halanaerobium hydrogeniformans genome:
- a CDS encoding aspartate aminotransferase family protein: MEIAEIIQSDKEHFMTVYGGRYPLYAEKAEGIKIYSKDGKVYRDFLSGIGVNSIGYSNQRFKEALKDQIDKIIHCSNFYYIEPQAELQKKLCDNSAFDRVFFANSGSEANEGALKLVRKYFRKKGKKKYETITADRSFHGRTMSTVTATGQDKYKKPFAPLPVGFKTVPFNDLEALKNAVGEKTGAIMLEPIQGEGGIYPAKQEYLAGVRELCDEKDILLIFDEVQCGMGRSGELFAYQHYGVEPDIITLAKALGGGVPIGAFLAKEEVAAAFEPGDHGTTFGGNPLATRAASEVLDIMLADGYLDNVKKMGEYFIAELDKLIERSDNLVESRGMGLMLALELAEDLSAKELTQLLFERGFLVNAVKDHTLRFLPPFVLGKEDIDLLIENIEEIINF, encoded by the coding sequence ATGGAGATAGCAGAAATTATTCAGAGTGATAAAGAACATTTTATGACCGTTTATGGTGGTAGATATCCTCTTTATGCTGAAAAAGCTGAAGGAATAAAAATCTACAGTAAAGATGGTAAGGTATATCGTGATTTTTTATCTGGTATAGGTGTTAATTCTATCGGTTACAGTAATCAGCGTTTTAAAGAGGCTTTAAAAGATCAGATTGACAAGATTATTCACTGTTCAAACTTTTATTATATAGAACCCCAGGCAGAGCTGCAGAAGAAATTATGTGATAACTCTGCTTTTGATAGAGTTTTTTTCGCCAATAGTGGTTCTGAAGCTAATGAGGGTGCTTTAAAACTGGTTAGAAAGTATTTTAGAAAAAAAGGTAAAAAGAAATATGAAACCATCACTGCTGACAGATCATTTCACGGGAGAACGATGTCAACAGTAACAGCAACCGGTCAGGATAAATATAAAAAGCCATTTGCTCCTTTACCAGTTGGTTTTAAAACTGTTCCCTTTAATGATTTAGAAGCTTTAAAAAATGCTGTTGGAGAAAAAACTGGAGCAATTATGCTGGAGCCAATTCAGGGTGAAGGAGGAATTTATCCAGCCAAGCAGGAATATCTTGCCGGTGTAAGAGAATTATGTGATGAGAAGGATATACTGCTGATCTTTGATGAAGTACAGTGTGGTATGGGCAGAAGTGGAGAACTCTTTGCCTATCAGCATTATGGAGTTGAACCCGATATTATTACCCTTGCCAAAGCACTTGGTGGTGGAGTACCAATTGGTGCTTTTCTGGCTAAAGAAGAGGTTGCAGCAGCTTTTGAACCGGGAGACCATGGAACTACCTTTGGTGGGAATCCACTCGCAACCAGAGCGGCTTCTGAAGTGCTTGACATTATGCTGGCAGATGGCTATTTAGATAATGTCAAAAAGATGGGAGAATATTTTATTGCTGAACTTGATAAATTAATTGAGAGAAGTGATAATTTAGTTGAAAGTAGAGGGATGGGTTTGATGCTGGCCCTTGAGCTTGCTGAAGATCTATCTGCAAAAGAGCTTACCCAGCTCTTATTTGAAAGAGGCTTTTTGGTTAATGCTGTTAAAGATCATACACTTAGATTTTTACCACCCTTTGTGCTTGGAAAAGAAGATATTGATTTATTAATCGAAAATATTGAGGAGATTATCAATTTTTAG
- a CDS encoding SEC-C domain-containing protein — MNNLNMIKNLVKEDKDQQSKISYNIGRNEKCPCGSGKKFKKCCALNNPELSREDYFQKVKEIKDEEKLIAVLKEAVENYPLEQSFILPLIVYSLQHSNYQTAVKYLKHAWQLMGTDLDEAFISPLVNIMLDKGEIEEAEAIIRESLESKGESIPLLIALAEVYKKEEKMQRVNDIIDRAMEIDPENLQLIVFRLETLMDFDDVVSSLALYEKHYEKLKDYKQMRVIGFLDDFIEKRFNLKENQELNEKEALNSAKKTFSVFEEIDNLQLNAADSRAKELLEKIKELPPKNSQIALDILAYYLTAELYDEFEEYAQEINAVQKNNPNYLRLLFLKFYNQGELKKAYQYISQAFELEKTRKDGHFHNWQVAADYLQFIVDYDSNDDLKNFINDFAALIAEDKDLLSNLMMLLENNNSEQYKEKLLNKILEVLEQSDIKNIEAKDVYNKLFFTKLLELDLREHFNNTAAEEIIKEIEKVSREVEEKAINTPVLSYAKLRLLKYQAGNLEEEKEKLIASLKNSKIESYYDAIAYYETMLRFADPAPILTEIPYSKYLDDQQLEFYRLTAALKLRYYEIASKIFYKQFLEKTQKSELGSFFISLLRYFDSKDILEHLENMEVNEEIVNYLIDIMNIKNN; from the coding sequence ATGAATAATTTAAATATGATTAAAAATTTAGTCAAAGAAGATAAAGATCAGCAGAGTAAAATAAGTTATAATATAGGTAGAAATGAGAAATGCCCCTGTGGCAGTGGCAAAAAATTCAAAAAATGCTGTGCACTTAATAATCCTGAGTTAAGTCGCGAAGATTATTTTCAAAAAGTAAAAGAGATAAAAGATGAAGAAAAATTAATTGCAGTGCTCAAAGAGGCTGTAGAAAATTATCCATTGGAGCAGAGCTTTATTTTACCATTGATAGTTTATTCTCTGCAGCACAGCAATTACCAGACAGCTGTTAAATATCTAAAACATGCCTGGCAGCTGATGGGTACAGATTTGGATGAAGCATTTATCTCACCGCTTGTAAATATCATGCTGGATAAAGGGGAAATAGAAGAGGCAGAAGCAATTATTAGAGAATCTCTAGAATCCAAAGGAGAATCGATTCCTCTTTTAATTGCCCTAGCAGAGGTATACAAAAAAGAAGAAAAAATGCAGAGGGTAAATGATATAATCGATCGGGCAATGGAGATTGATCCAGAAAACTTACAGTTGATAGTTTTTAGACTTGAAACTTTAATGGACTTTGATGATGTAGTTAGTTCTCTTGCCCTTTATGAGAAACATTATGAGAAGCTCAAAGACTATAAGCAGATGCGGGTAATAGGTTTTTTAGATGATTTTATAGAAAAAAGGTTTAATTTAAAAGAAAATCAGGAGTTAAATGAAAAAGAAGCTTTAAATTCTGCCAAAAAAACCTTTAGTGTATTTGAAGAAATTGATAACTTACAGCTAAATGCTGCTGACAGCAGGGCTAAAGAACTACTTGAAAAAATAAAAGAGCTACCTCCTAAAAATTCTCAAATTGCCTTAGATATTTTAGCCTATTATCTGACAGCTGAATTATATGATGAATTTGAAGAATATGCTCAGGAAATTAATGCAGTTCAAAAAAATAATCCTAATTACTTAAGGCTGCTATTTTTGAAATTCTACAACCAGGGTGAACTAAAAAAGGCCTATCAATATATTTCTCAAGCCTTTGAACTTGAAAAAACAAGAAAAGATGGGCATTTCCATAACTGGCAGGTTGCAGCTGATTATCTGCAGTTTATAGTTGATTATGACAGCAATGATGATTTAAAGAATTTTATTAATGATTTTGCTGCTTTAATTGCAGAAGATAAAGATCTGCTTTCTAACTTAATGATGCTGCTTGAAAATAATAACTCTGAACAGTATAAAGAGAAATTATTAAATAAAATTCTAGAAGTATTAGAACAGAGTGATATTAAAAATATTGAGGCTAAGGATGTCTACAATAAACTGTTTTTTACAAAACTGCTGGAACTTGATTTGAGAGAACATTTTAATAATACAGCTGCCGAAGAAATTATTAAAGAGATTGAAAAAGTCAGCAGAGAAGTTGAAGAAAAAGCGATAAATACTCCTGTTTTAAGTTATGCAAAATTGAGATTGCTTAAATATCAGGCAGGTAATTTAGAAGAAGAAAAAGAAAAATTAATTGCTTCACTTAAAAATTCTAAGATAGAAAGCTATTATGATGCTATTGCTTATTATGAAACTATGCTGCGTTTTGCTGATCCAGCTCCAATCTTAACTGAGATTCCCTATAGTAAATACTTAGATGATCAGCAGCTTGAATTCTATCGACTCACTGCAGCATTAAAATTAAGATATTATGAAATAGCTTCAAAAATATTTTACAAGCAGTTTTTAGAAAAAACTCAGAAAAGTGAGCTAGGGTCATTTTTTATAAGTCTGCTCCGCTATTTTGATAGCAAAGATATATTAGAACACTTAGAAAATATGGAAGTTAATGAAGAAATAGTTAATTATTTAATAGATATAATGAATATCAAAAATAATTAG
- a CDS encoding ECF transporter S component: MIGPGWEEKKIKLKTRQIVIAGMLGAISIILGATGLGLIPVPTPAGHVTIMHLPAILGGIIEGPAVGLLIGLIFGVFSFLRATNPIFADPLIAILPRLFIGVAAYYSYRATLRLNQNVSLAVAGVIGTVVNTAGVLTLAVLRGYLPMSAALAVAGTHGIPEAVIAALFAVLLGRVLINYQAS, translated from the coding sequence ATCATTGGACCGGGATGGGAGGAAAAGAAGATAAAACTTAAGACAAGACAAATTGTTATTGCTGGAATGTTGGGAGCTATTTCTATTATTTTGGGGGCTACAGGTTTAGGGTTAATACCTGTTCCTACCCCGGCAGGTCATGTGACGATAATGCACCTACCTGCTATTTTGGGTGGTATTATTGAGGGACCTGCGGTTGGACTGCTGATCGGTTTAATTTTTGGTGTATTTAGTTTTCTTAGAGCTACCAATCCGATTTTTGCAGATCCTTTAATTGCAATATTACCGAGACTTTTTATTGGTGTTGCAGCTTATTATAGTTATAGGGCAACTTTAAGGCTAAATCAAAATGTATCTTTAGCAGTTGCTGGTGTAATTGGAACAGTTGTTAATACTGCAGGTGTTTTGACTCTGGCTGTTTTGAGAGGTTATTTACCGATGAGTGCAGCTTTAGCAGTTGCAGGTACTCATGGGATTCCAGAAGCAGTTATTGCAGCACTTTTTGCAGTTCTTCTCGGAAGAGTTTTAATCAATTATCAGGCAAGCTAA